ccactatgctgccagctgccctgtTACCAAATATCAGTTCCATCAGTTAGTTTTCTTCAAGGTAAAACGGAGCTAAATCTGTCAAAACGTGAAGCCATGTGAGGTCCATAATCCTAATGCACCTTGTGCTTGGATTTGGTGGATTTTAGTTCTCCACCCACTGTATGTGAAAAGGTTGACATCAAGGCCTGAGCAGCACTCAGCTAATGAACGCTggctctgtgctgttccttgcaCACTGAGCTCTGTGTTGAATATCAGCCTGGCATGAGAATACTGAGGTGTGATGAATACCTCGCATGAGGTACGACAGTACTGAGAATGGCGTTCACTTAAAGAACTGTTTTTCCTCAGTTCATTATCAGTAAGCACTTGTCTATGGCAAGCTCATTGTGGGTGGGACTACACTACAGACACGctaaaggcaatttagtgtAACCATCCTACCTGAAATGCAtccatttggactgtgggaggaaaccagagcactcagcagAAACTCGCGTAAGTACGGGGATGTGCATTTTACACAGACAGATTCAGACCCGTGTCgaaacccacagctcaggaacAGTGCCGCTATGTTGCCCCCaactgttattcatttatctccACAATTTGTGATAAATGATCAAAGGgtacagaaaactgaaatgcagatgTAGGACAATGTTATGTATGCATTTTGCACAGTTCAAGGTTGGTACtattttattatacagtacagtagatgcatttcaaaatattaaaatattattcatatatatatattatactgtatatgaagaCATGAAATAAATTCCAACAGCAGCTGTTGTGGGGATAAAacctgtttacaaaaaaaaaaaaaaagcagttccaGCTAAATAACACAGTATGATTCAAACTGTGTCCTTGCGAAGAATcaaattttgtgtgttttgtcagaCATGCGCTCAGACAGTAAGCACTTCACTTGATCGTACCGCTGTTGGAGAGCTCTTCTTTCCGCGGTCCAGCACCACTCCCATATGCCTTGGGTGTTGTGATCTCGCCGTGTCTGGGCATACATGTAGGTCTAGATCATACcggccagccagggcggcaggAAGAGTCCAATTGTGCCTAGCAGGCAAACGATGATGAACATCCACAGGAAGATGCGGtcaatcaccatggcaacataCTTCCAGTCCTCCTTTACCTGCCCAAGCAAGGGACATGCATAAATGGACAGTGGATCAAAACAGATTGAAGACAAAATCACGTAATTTAGTAACACTGTGAAGTCAACGCTTTGAGTGATTTTTCGGTCAGTGAACTAGACCAACAAAACTAAAGCAAACATCTGGTTTTTAATCGCATGCTTGCAGTTACACTGTGCTaatatttcacttaatttttgtAGGACAATTTTTTGTTTGGATAAGGTAGAGGaggggcagtgggtttggccggggcctgcactctggtgggtctggggttcgagtcctgcctggggtgctttgtgatggactggtgtcccgtcctggatgtttccccttcccctccagccttgcaccctgtgctgctgggttaggctctagtttgctgcgaccccactcaggacaagtggttttggactgtgtgtgtgtgtgtgtgtgtgtgtgtgtgtgtgtgtgtgtataaagggGACATGTTTTCTGCAGCAACATGAGCCACTCACAGAGAAGTCAGCATCCTCTGCTCTCAGGTGGTCGGCGATGTAATGCACCCCCTCCAGTGCACGGACGAAGCTGGGCGAGAGGGAGAACGTGGCATCGGACACCAGGTTGTCGATTTTGATGGTGCGCTTGGCGGGATTCGTCCTGCCCCCCAGCTGCCGGGCCACACTCTCCAGTCGGTGGTGCAAGGTCTGCTTCTGAGGCAGAGGGCTGGAGCCAGGCAGGTGGGGCGAGGCTGCGTGCAGGGAGGGCGAGGCTGCGTGCAGGGAGGGCGAGGTACTCGGCTCCATGTCCCCATAGCGGGCATCAATGTCCGTCTCCTGCAACCAGCTCTTAGAGGTGCTCAGGTGGGGGGTTGGGCATGGAGCATgcgccctctgctggaggagcagccgccgccgcctcccgTCTGGTATAGGCCTCTTCATGAACAGCCAACGTGGGATGAACTCCAGGAAGACCGAGTGCACCCAACGGGGCATCTTGTGGGTGCTGGGCGAGCGATGATGAACATTCAGCACAAACACGGTGATGACAATGGAGAGCGTGACAAAGATCATGGTGAACAGCAGGTACTCGCCAATAAGTGGGATGACCAGCGAAGTGGACGGAATAATCTCAGTGATGAGCAGGAGGAACACTGTGAGGGAGAGGAGCACGGAGATGCAGAGGGTGATTTTTTCACCACAGTCGGAGGGCAGGTAGAAGACCAGCACTGTCAGGCAGGAGATGAGCAGGCAAGGGATGATGAGGTTGATGGTATAGAAGAGAGGGAGCCGGCGGATGATGAAGAAGTAGGTGATGTCCGGGTAGATCTCGTGGCAGCAGTCGTACTTCTTTGTGTTGTAGGTGCCCACAGCATTGATGATGGCCCACTCCCCACTCTCCCAGTAGTCCTTCAGG
This genomic window from Scleropages formosus chromosome 1, fSclFor1.1, whole genome shotgun sequence contains:
- the chrna2b gene encoding neuronal acetylcholine receptor subunit alpha-4, with the protein product MERGFTFTFSAKTTFFCCFFLCKSILCHEETRSHAEDELFRKLFIGYNKWSRPVPNISDVVIVKFGLSIAQLIDVDEKNQMMTTNVWLKQEWNDYKLRWKPSDYDNVTSIRVPSELIWVPDIVLYNNADGEFAVTHMTKAHLFHTGLVRWVPPAIYKSSCSIDVTFFPFDQQNCKMKFGSWTYDKAKIDLERIENTVDLKDYWESGEWAIINAVGTYNTKKYDCCHEIYPDITYFFIIRRLPLFYTINLIIPCLLISCLTVLVFYLPSDCGEKITLCISVLLSLTVFLLLITEIIPSTSLVIPLIGEYLLFTMIFVTLSIVITVFVLNVHHRSPSTHKMPRWVHSVFLEFIPRWLFMKRPIPDGRRRRLLLQQRAHAPCPTPHLSTSKSWLQETDIDARYGDMEPSTSPSLHAASPSLHAASPHLPGSSPLPQKQTLHHRLESVARQLGGRTNPAKRTIKIDNLVSDATFSLSPSFVRALEGVHYIADHLRAEDADFSVKEDWKYVAMVIDRIFLWMFIIVCLLGTIGLFLPPWLAGMI